From one Mya arenaria isolate MELC-2E11 chromosome 4, ASM2691426v1 genomic stretch:
- the LOC128230005 gene encoding acetylcholine receptor subunit beta-like — protein sequence MELVAIQEFDEVEERISIVVILYMVWRDERMSWIPEKYNGTQQVTIPSNLVWTPDVILTSAVGTMKPIGSDQGWLTVRYDADGSALWTPGDGFVSSCALNVILFPFDKQVCSFAFITWGQLASEVVLNHMEDTLLTSFYQGNSQWEIAASHVESGATAGGFFSHFTVTIDLQRRSKFFVTNFVIPEDISANMGCRRYQKTGTHFRPTTMKFVFCLLVLLPLAFCVEDRFILDSFGLSATDIAHKICAVLASDGGETTCEAACSTVASAVPGASLLCPAACHLIQSGSHSCA from the exons ATGGAGCTTGTCGCGATTCAGGAATTTGACGAGGTGGAAGAGCGTATATCAATTGTTGTCATTCTCTACATGGTGTGGCGTGATGAGCGAATGTCGTGGATTCCGGAGAAGTATAACGGTACACAACAAGTAACGATTCCGTCAAACCTTGTTTGGACGCCTGACGTCATTCTGACGTCAGCGGTTGGAACGATGAAGCCAATCGGATCCGATCAGGGCTGGCTAACGGTTAGGTATGACGCAGATGGTAGCGCGTTATGGACACCCGGGGACGGATTTGTGTCAAGCTGTGCATTGAATGTAATCTTGTTTCCATTTGATAAACAAGTATGTAGTTTTGCGTTCATTACGTGGGGACAGCTGGCGAGTGAAGTGGTGCTAAATCACATGGAGGACACTCTTCTGACATCTTTCTACCAGGGGAATAGCCAATGGGAGATAGCTGCGTCACATGTGGAATCTGGAGCCACGGCCGGTGGATTCTTTTCACACTTCACAGTAACGATCGATCTTCAGAGACGTTCGAAGTTTTTCGTGACAAACTTTGTTATCCCG GAAGACATCAGTGCCAACATGGGTTGCCGCCGTTACCAGAAAACTGGTACGCATTTCCGGCCAA CCACCATGAAATTCGTATTCTGTCTCCTCGTCTTGTTGCCCCTGGCCTTCTGTGTGGAGGACAGGTTCATTCTGGATTCGTTTGGTCTCTCAG CGACCGACATTGCCCACAAGATATGTGCGGTACTTGCGTCTGACGGTGGGGAGACGACTTGCGAGGCGGCCTGCAGCACCGTGGCCAGCGCTGTTCCCGGGGCTAGTCTTCTGTGTCCCGCAGCATGCCATCT AATCCAGAGTGGGTCTCACTCCTGTGCGTAA